A genomic window from Balaenoptera acutorostrata chromosome 20, mBalAcu1.1, whole genome shotgun sequence includes:
- the GPATCH8 gene encoding G patch domain-containing protein 8 isoform X3: MGMGRMEMELDYAEDATERRRVLEVEKEDTEELRQKYKDYVDKEKAIAKALEDLRANFYCELCDKQYQKHQEFDNHINSYDHAHKQRLKDLKQREFARNVSSRSRKDEKKQEKALRRLHELAEQRKQAECAPGSGPMFRPTTVAVDEEGGDDDKEESATNSGTCATATCGLGSEFSTDKGGPFTAVQITNTTGLTQSPGLASQGISFGIKNNLGTPLQKLGVSFSFAKKAPVKLESIASVFKDHAEEGTSEDGTKADEKGADQGLQKMGDSDGSSNIDGKKEDEDPQDGGSLASTLSKLKRMKREEGAGATEPEYYHYIPPAHCKVKPNFPFLLFMRASEQMEGDNSTHPKNALDSKKSSSPKPKGCIKVAASQGAEKTVGEVSEQQMETSVAEPSEPESKAETKKASGGDVSEHSLESQSQKDSEIQMCESNPPKEISQATPAGKESQEGPKHPTGPFFPVLSKDESTALQWPSELLIFTKAEPSISYSCNPLYFDFKLSRNKDARAKGTEKPKDIGGSSKDHLQSLDPSEPNKSKEEGENVEHSSGGRIDAPASGSACSSLNKQEPGGSHGSETEDTGRSLPSKKERSGKSHRHKKKKKHKKSSKHKRKHKPDPEEKSSKAESGEKSKKRKKRKRKKNKSSAPADSERGPKPEPPGSGSPAPSRRRRRAQDDSQRRSIPAEEGSSGKKDEGGGGGSSQDHGGRKHKGEPPTSSCQQRASSKWSSRSSHRSRPSSGDEDSDDASSRRLHQKSPSQYSEEEEEEEEEEESGSEHSRSRSRSGRHHSSRRSSRRSYSSSSDASSDQSCYSRQHSYSDDSYSDYSDRSRRHSKRSHDSDDSDYTSSKHRSKRHKYSSSDDDYSLSCSQSRSRSRSHTRERSRSRGRSRSSSCSRSRSKRRSRSTTAHSWQRSRSYSRDRSRSTRSPSQRSGSRKGSWGHESPEERRSGRRDFIRSKIYRSQSPHYFRSGRGEGSGEKKKEDGRGDDGKGIGPPSQNSNTGPGRGSEGDCNPEDKNSVTAKLLLEKIQSRKVERKPSVSEEVLATPNKAGLKLKDPPQGYFGPKLPPSLGNKPVLPLIGKLPATRKPNTKKCEESGLERGEEQEQSETEEGPPGNSDAPFGHQFSEETAGPLSDPPPEEPKSEEATAAHPVAPLGTPVHSDCYPGDPSISHNYLPDPSDGDTLESLDSGSQPGPVESSLLPIASDLEHFPSYAPPSGEPSIESADGVEDASLAPLESQPITFTPEEMEKYSKLQQAAQQHIQQQLLAKQVKAFPASAALAPATPALQPIHIQQPATASATSITTVQHAILQHHAAAAAAAIGIHPHPHPQPLAQVHHIPQPHLTPISLSHLTHSIIPGHPATFLASHPIHIIPASAIHPGPFTFHPVPHAALYPTLLAPRPAAAAATALHLHPLLHPIFSGQDLQHPPSHGT, from the exons GATTATGTTGATAAAGAGAAGGCAATTGCCAAAGCGTTGGAAGACCTCAGAGCCAACTTTTACTGTGAACTCTGTGATAAGCAATATCAGAAACATCAGGAATTTGACAACCATATCAACTCCTATGATCATGCACACAAGCAG AGATTGAAAGATCTCAAGCAGAGAGAGTTTGCTCGAAATGTCTCTTCAAGATCCCGCAAAGATGAGAAGAAGCAGGAGAAAGCCCTACGGCGGCTCCACGAGTTGGCAGAGCAAAGAAAACAAGCTGAATG TGCACCTGGAAGTGGTCCCATGTTCAGACCAACCACAGTGGCTGTAGATGAAGAAGGTGGAGATGATGATAAAGAAGAATCAGCAACAAACAGTGGCACATGTGCCACTGCCACTTGTGGCCTGGGATCTGAATTCTCCACAGATAAAGGAGGCCCTTTCACTGCAGTACAAATCACTAATACCACTGGACTGACACAGTCTCCTGGGCTAGCCTCTCAAGGCATCAGCTTTGGCATTAAGAATAATCTGGGGACCCCACTGCAAAAATTGGGAGTGTCATTTTCTTTTGCCAAGAAGGCTCCTGTCAAACTCGAATCAATAGCATCAGTTTTCAAGGACCATGCAGAGGAAGGGACCTCTGAAGATGGAACAAAAGCTGATGAGAAGGGTGCAGACCAAGGACTGCAGAAGATGGGAGACTCCGATGGTAGCAGTAATATTGATGGTAAAAAAGAGGATGAAGACCCTCAGGACGGAGGGTCCCTTGCCTCAACATTATCtaagttaaaaagaatgaagcgAGAAGAAGGGGCTGGGGCTACAGAGCCAGAGTATTACCACTACATCCCCCCAGCACACTGCAAAGTAAAACCTAATTTTCCTTTCCTACTCTTTATGAGAGCCAGTGAACAAATGGAAGGTGATAATAGTACACACCCAAAGAATGCCCTAGACAGCAAAAAAAGTAGTTCTCCCAAGCCTAAAGGCTGCATCAAGGTGGCAGCAAGCCAAGGAGCAGAAAAGACAGTTGGTGAAGTCTCTGAACAGCAGATGGAAACCAGTGTGGCTGAGCCCTCAGAGCCTGAAAGCAAAGCTGAGACAAAGAAGGCCTCAGGAGGGGATGTAAGTGAGCATAGTTTAGAGAGTCAGAGTCAGAAGGATTCAGAGATCCAAATGTGTGAGTCTAATCCTCCTAAAGAAATCTCTCAGGCCACTCCAGCAGGGAAAGAAAGCCAGGAGGGACCCAAACATCCTACTGGTCCCTTCTTTCCCGTTTTAAGCAAAGATGAAAGCACTGCCCTCCAGTGGCCATCAGAACTACTAATTTTCACGAAGGCAGAACCCTCCATTTCTTACAGTTGTAATCCTTTGTACTTTGACTTCAAGCTTTCAAGGAACAAAGATGCCAGAGCTAAAGGGACAGAAAAACCAAAGGATATAGGAGGCTCCTCAAAGGACCATCTCCAAAGCCTTGATCCTAGTGAGCCAAATAAAagcaaggaggagggagagaatgtAGAACATTCTTCAGGAGGCAGAATAGATGCACCTGCTTCAGGGTCTGCCTGTAGCAGCCTGAATAAGCAGGAGCCTGGGGGTAGCCATGGGTCAGAGACAGAAGACACGGGGAGAAGCCTTCCTAGCAAGAAAGAACGATCTGGGAAGTCCCACCgacacaaaaagaagaagaagcacaAAAAATCCAGCAAACACAAACGGAAACACAAGCCTGACCCAGAAGAGAAAAGCTCTAAGGCAGAGTCTGGGGAGAAGTCTAAGAAGCGCAAGAAGCGAAAACGAAAGAAGAATAAGTCATCAGCCCCAGCAGATTCTGAACGGGGGCCCAAACCAGAACCCCCTGGTAGTGGTAGCCCTGCACCATCGAGAAGACGGCGGCGAGCCCAAGATGATTCCCAGCGGAGATCCATTCCAGCTGAAGAAGGGAGCAGTGGCAAGAAGGATGAAGGTGGAGGTGGTGGCAGCTCCCAAGATCATGGTGGGAGGAAACACAAAGGTGAACCTCCAACTTCATCCTGTCAGCAAAGAGCTAGCAGCAAATGGAGCAGCCGATCCAGCCATCGAAGTCGACCCAGTAGTGGAGATGAGGATAGTGATGATGCTTCATCACGCCGGCTGCACCAGAAGTCTCCATCCCAGTacagtgaggaggaggaggaggaagaggaggaagaagagtcgGGCAGTGAGCATTCCCGTAGCCGCTCACGGTCTGGCCGGCACCATTCCTCTCGCCGTTCCTCCCGGCGTTCTTACTCAAGTAGCTCAGATGCTTCTTCAGACCAGAGCTGCTATAGTAGACAACACAGTTACTCTGATGACAGCTATAGTGATTATAGTGACCGATCACGAAGGCACTCCAAGCGCTCCCACGACTCTGATGACTCAGACTATACCAGTTCCAAGCACCGGTCCAAGCGGCACAAATATTCATCTTCTGATGATGACTATAGCCTCAGTTGCAGCCAGTCCCGAAGCCGATCTCGGAGTCATACTAGGGAGCGCTCAAGATCCAGGGGCCGCAGCCGCAGCAGCAGTTGTAGTCGCAGCCGGAGCAAACGGAGAAGCCGCAGCACCACAGCCCACAGCTGGCAGCGGAGTCGGAGCTATAGCCGGGACCGCAGCCGCAGCACCCGGAGCCCTTCACAGAGATCAGGCTCCAGGAAGGGATCATGGGGTCACGAGAGCCCTGAGGAGAGGCGTTCTGGTCGTCGAGACTTCATTCGCTCTAAAATCTACCGCTCCCAGTCTCCCCACTATTTCCGATCAGGCCGGGGAGAAGGTTCcggggagaagaagaaagaagatggcAGAGGAGATGATGGTAAAGGGATAGGCCCACCCTCCCAGAACAGCAACACTGGCCCAGGAAGAGGGTCAGAAGGTGACTGCAACCCTGAAGACAAGAACTCTGTCACTGCCAAACTGCTGCTGGAGAAGATCCAGTCAAGGAAAGTGGAGAGGAAACCCAGTGTGAGTGAGGAGGTGCTGGCCACCCCTAATAAAGCCGGGCTCAAGCTCAAGGACCCTCCACAAGGTTATTTTGGGCCCAAGCTCCCCCCTTCTCTTGGCAATAAGCCTGTCCTTCCACTGATAGGGAAGCTCCCAGCTACCCGAAAGCCCAACACCAAGAAATGTGAAGAGTCTGGTTTAGAAAGGGGGGAAGAGCAAGAGCAGTCAGAGACAGAAGAAGGGCCTCCAGGGAATAGTGATGCCCCATTTGGACATCAGTTCTCAGAGGAAACAGCTGGCCCCTTATCAGACCCACCCCCAGAAGAGCCAAAGTCTGAAGAAGCTACTGCTGCTCACCCTGTGGCTCCGTTAGGCACCCCAGTGCACTCTGACTGCTATCCTGGGGACCCATCCATCTCCCATAACTACCTCCCTGACCCCAGTGATGGGGACACCCTCGAGTCCCTGGATAGTGGCAGTCAACCAGGCCCTGTGGAATCCAGCTTGCTGCCTATAGCGTCAGACCTTGAGCACTTCCCCAGTTATGCACCTCCCAGTGGGGAGCCTAGTATTGAGTCAGCTGATGGGGTTGAGGATGCTTCCCTAGCCCCACTGGAAAGCCAGCCCATCACCTTCACTCCCGAGGAGATGGAGAAGTACAGCAAGCTCCAGCAGGCCGCGCAGCAACACATCCAGCAGCAGCTTCTGGCCAAGCAAGTAAAGGCCTTTCCCGCCTCAGCTGCCCTGGCCCCAGCCACTCCAGCCTTGCAGCCCATCCACATTCAGCAGCCGGCCACAGCCTCTGCCACCTCCATCACAACTGTTCAGCATGCCATCCTACAGCATCATGCCGCAGCAGCTGCTGCTGCCATTGGCATTCacccccaccctcatccccagCCACTTGCCCAAGTACATCATATTCCCCAGCCCCACCTGACCCCCATTTCCTTGTCCCACCTCACTCACTCAATCATCCCTGGCCATCCTGCCACCTTTCTAGCTAGCCATCCCATCCATATCATTCCCGCCTCAGCCATCCATCCTGGGCCCTTTACCTTCCACCCTGTTCCACATGCTGCCCTCTACCCTACCCTACTTGCCCCCCGGCCTGCTGCAGCAGCTGCCACTGCCCTCCACCTTCACCCACTACTTCACCCCATCTTCTCAGGTCAGGACCTGCAGCACCCCCCCAGCCATGGAACATGA
- the GPATCH8 gene encoding G patch domain-containing protein 8 isoform X1 translates to MADRFSRFNEDRDFQGNHFDQYEEGHLEIEQASLDKPIESDNIGHRLLQKHGWKLGQGLGKSLQGRTDPIPIVVKYDVMGMGRMEMELDYAEDATERRRVLEVEKEDTEELRQKYKDYVDKEKAIAKALEDLRANFYCELCDKQYQKHQEFDNHINSYDHAHKQRLKDLKQREFARNVSSRSRKDEKKQEKALRRLHELAEQRKQAECAPGSGPMFRPTTVAVDEEGGDDDKEESATNSGTCATATCGLGSEFSTDKGGPFTAVQITNTTGLTQSPGLASQGISFGIKNNLGTPLQKLGVSFSFAKKAPVKLESIASVFKDHAEEGTSEDGTKADEKGADQGLQKMGDSDGSSNIDGKKEDEDPQDGGSLASTLSKLKRMKREEGAGATEPEYYHYIPPAHCKVKPNFPFLLFMRASEQMEGDNSTHPKNALDSKKSSSPKPKGCIKVAASQGAEKTVGEVSEQQMETSVAEPSEPESKAETKKASGGDVSEHSLESQSQKDSEIQMCESNPPKEISQATPAGKESQEGPKHPTGPFFPVLSKDESTALQWPSELLIFTKAEPSISYSCNPLYFDFKLSRNKDARAKGTEKPKDIGGSSKDHLQSLDPSEPNKSKEEGENVEHSSGGRIDAPASGSACSSLNKQEPGGSHGSETEDTGRSLPSKKERSGKSHRHKKKKKHKKSSKHKRKHKPDPEEKSSKAESGEKSKKRKKRKRKKNKSSAPADSERGPKPEPPGSGSPAPSRRRRRAQDDSQRRSIPAEEGSSGKKDEGGGGGSSQDHGGRKHKGEPPTSSCQQRASSKWSSRSSHRSRPSSGDEDSDDASSRRLHQKSPSQYSEEEEEEEEEEESGSEHSRSRSRSGRHHSSRRSSRRSYSSSSDASSDQSCYSRQHSYSDDSYSDYSDRSRRHSKRSHDSDDSDYTSSKHRSKRHKYSSSDDDYSLSCSQSRSRSRSHTRERSRSRGRSRSSSCSRSRSKRRSRSTTAHSWQRSRSYSRDRSRSTRSPSQRSGSRKGSWGHESPEERRSGRRDFIRSKIYRSQSPHYFRSGRGEGSGEKKKEDGRGDDGKGIGPPSQNSNTGPGRGSEGDCNPEDKNSVTAKLLLEKIQSRKVERKPSVSEEVLATPNKAGLKLKDPPQGYFGPKLPPSLGNKPVLPLIGKLPATRKPNTKKCEESGLERGEEQEQSETEEGPPGNSDAPFGHQFSEETAGPLSDPPPEEPKSEEATAAHPVAPLGTPVHSDCYPGDPSISHNYLPDPSDGDTLESLDSGSQPGPVESSLLPIASDLEHFPSYAPPSGEPSIESADGVEDASLAPLESQPITFTPEEMEKYSKLQQAAQQHIQQQLLAKQVKAFPASAALAPATPALQPIHIQQPATASATSITTVQHAILQHHAAAAAAAIGIHPHPHPQPLAQVHHIPQPHLTPISLSHLTHSIIPGHPATFLASHPIHIIPASAIHPGPFTFHPVPHAALYPTLLAPRPAAAAATALHLHPLLHPIFSGQDLQHPPSHGT, encoded by the exons GATTATGTTGATAAAGAGAAGGCAATTGCCAAAGCGTTGGAAGACCTCAGAGCCAACTTTTACTGTGAACTCTGTGATAAGCAATATCAGAAACATCAGGAATTTGACAACCATATCAACTCCTATGATCATGCACACAAGCAG AGATTGAAAGATCTCAAGCAGAGAGAGTTTGCTCGAAATGTCTCTTCAAGATCCCGCAAAGATGAGAAGAAGCAGGAGAAAGCCCTACGGCGGCTCCACGAGTTGGCAGAGCAAAGAAAACAAGCTGAATG TGCACCTGGAAGTGGTCCCATGTTCAGACCAACCACAGTGGCTGTAGATGAAGAAGGTGGAGATGATGATAAAGAAGAATCAGCAACAAACAGTGGCACATGTGCCACTGCCACTTGTGGCCTGGGATCTGAATTCTCCACAGATAAAGGAGGCCCTTTCACTGCAGTACAAATCACTAATACCACTGGACTGACACAGTCTCCTGGGCTAGCCTCTCAAGGCATCAGCTTTGGCATTAAGAATAATCTGGGGACCCCACTGCAAAAATTGGGAGTGTCATTTTCTTTTGCCAAGAAGGCTCCTGTCAAACTCGAATCAATAGCATCAGTTTTCAAGGACCATGCAGAGGAAGGGACCTCTGAAGATGGAACAAAAGCTGATGAGAAGGGTGCAGACCAAGGACTGCAGAAGATGGGAGACTCCGATGGTAGCAGTAATATTGATGGTAAAAAAGAGGATGAAGACCCTCAGGACGGAGGGTCCCTTGCCTCAACATTATCtaagttaaaaagaatgaagcgAGAAGAAGGGGCTGGGGCTACAGAGCCAGAGTATTACCACTACATCCCCCCAGCACACTGCAAAGTAAAACCTAATTTTCCTTTCCTACTCTTTATGAGAGCCAGTGAACAAATGGAAGGTGATAATAGTACACACCCAAAGAATGCCCTAGACAGCAAAAAAAGTAGTTCTCCCAAGCCTAAAGGCTGCATCAAGGTGGCAGCAAGCCAAGGAGCAGAAAAGACAGTTGGTGAAGTCTCTGAACAGCAGATGGAAACCAGTGTGGCTGAGCCCTCAGAGCCTGAAAGCAAAGCTGAGACAAAGAAGGCCTCAGGAGGGGATGTAAGTGAGCATAGTTTAGAGAGTCAGAGTCAGAAGGATTCAGAGATCCAAATGTGTGAGTCTAATCCTCCTAAAGAAATCTCTCAGGCCACTCCAGCAGGGAAAGAAAGCCAGGAGGGACCCAAACATCCTACTGGTCCCTTCTTTCCCGTTTTAAGCAAAGATGAAAGCACTGCCCTCCAGTGGCCATCAGAACTACTAATTTTCACGAAGGCAGAACCCTCCATTTCTTACAGTTGTAATCCTTTGTACTTTGACTTCAAGCTTTCAAGGAACAAAGATGCCAGAGCTAAAGGGACAGAAAAACCAAAGGATATAGGAGGCTCCTCAAAGGACCATCTCCAAAGCCTTGATCCTAGTGAGCCAAATAAAagcaaggaggagggagagaatgtAGAACATTCTTCAGGAGGCAGAATAGATGCACCTGCTTCAGGGTCTGCCTGTAGCAGCCTGAATAAGCAGGAGCCTGGGGGTAGCCATGGGTCAGAGACAGAAGACACGGGGAGAAGCCTTCCTAGCAAGAAAGAACGATCTGGGAAGTCCCACCgacacaaaaagaagaagaagcacaAAAAATCCAGCAAACACAAACGGAAACACAAGCCTGACCCAGAAGAGAAAAGCTCTAAGGCAGAGTCTGGGGAGAAGTCTAAGAAGCGCAAGAAGCGAAAACGAAAGAAGAATAAGTCATCAGCCCCAGCAGATTCTGAACGGGGGCCCAAACCAGAACCCCCTGGTAGTGGTAGCCCTGCACCATCGAGAAGACGGCGGCGAGCCCAAGATGATTCCCAGCGGAGATCCATTCCAGCTGAAGAAGGGAGCAGTGGCAAGAAGGATGAAGGTGGAGGTGGTGGCAGCTCCCAAGATCATGGTGGGAGGAAACACAAAGGTGAACCTCCAACTTCATCCTGTCAGCAAAGAGCTAGCAGCAAATGGAGCAGCCGATCCAGCCATCGAAGTCGACCCAGTAGTGGAGATGAGGATAGTGATGATGCTTCATCACGCCGGCTGCACCAGAAGTCTCCATCCCAGTacagtgaggaggaggaggaggaagaggaggaagaagagtcgGGCAGTGAGCATTCCCGTAGCCGCTCACGGTCTGGCCGGCACCATTCCTCTCGCCGTTCCTCCCGGCGTTCTTACTCAAGTAGCTCAGATGCTTCTTCAGACCAGAGCTGCTATAGTAGACAACACAGTTACTCTGATGACAGCTATAGTGATTATAGTGACCGATCACGAAGGCACTCCAAGCGCTCCCACGACTCTGATGACTCAGACTATACCAGTTCCAAGCACCGGTCCAAGCGGCACAAATATTCATCTTCTGATGATGACTATAGCCTCAGTTGCAGCCAGTCCCGAAGCCGATCTCGGAGTCATACTAGGGAGCGCTCAAGATCCAGGGGCCGCAGCCGCAGCAGCAGTTGTAGTCGCAGCCGGAGCAAACGGAGAAGCCGCAGCACCACAGCCCACAGCTGGCAGCGGAGTCGGAGCTATAGCCGGGACCGCAGCCGCAGCACCCGGAGCCCTTCACAGAGATCAGGCTCCAGGAAGGGATCATGGGGTCACGAGAGCCCTGAGGAGAGGCGTTCTGGTCGTCGAGACTTCATTCGCTCTAAAATCTACCGCTCCCAGTCTCCCCACTATTTCCGATCAGGCCGGGGAGAAGGTTCcggggagaagaagaaagaagatggcAGAGGAGATGATGGTAAAGGGATAGGCCCACCCTCCCAGAACAGCAACACTGGCCCAGGAAGAGGGTCAGAAGGTGACTGCAACCCTGAAGACAAGAACTCTGTCACTGCCAAACTGCTGCTGGAGAAGATCCAGTCAAGGAAAGTGGAGAGGAAACCCAGTGTGAGTGAGGAGGTGCTGGCCACCCCTAATAAAGCCGGGCTCAAGCTCAAGGACCCTCCACAAGGTTATTTTGGGCCCAAGCTCCCCCCTTCTCTTGGCAATAAGCCTGTCCTTCCACTGATAGGGAAGCTCCCAGCTACCCGAAAGCCCAACACCAAGAAATGTGAAGAGTCTGGTTTAGAAAGGGGGGAAGAGCAAGAGCAGTCAGAGACAGAAGAAGGGCCTCCAGGGAATAGTGATGCCCCATTTGGACATCAGTTCTCAGAGGAAACAGCTGGCCCCTTATCAGACCCACCCCCAGAAGAGCCAAAGTCTGAAGAAGCTACTGCTGCTCACCCTGTGGCTCCGTTAGGCACCCCAGTGCACTCTGACTGCTATCCTGGGGACCCATCCATCTCCCATAACTACCTCCCTGACCCCAGTGATGGGGACACCCTCGAGTCCCTGGATAGTGGCAGTCAACCAGGCCCTGTGGAATCCAGCTTGCTGCCTATAGCGTCAGACCTTGAGCACTTCCCCAGTTATGCACCTCCCAGTGGGGAGCCTAGTATTGAGTCAGCTGATGGGGTTGAGGATGCTTCCCTAGCCCCACTGGAAAGCCAGCCCATCACCTTCACTCCCGAGGAGATGGAGAAGTACAGCAAGCTCCAGCAGGCCGCGCAGCAACACATCCAGCAGCAGCTTCTGGCCAAGCAAGTAAAGGCCTTTCCCGCCTCAGCTGCCCTGGCCCCAGCCACTCCAGCCTTGCAGCCCATCCACATTCAGCAGCCGGCCACAGCCTCTGCCACCTCCATCACAACTGTTCAGCATGCCATCCTACAGCATCATGCCGCAGCAGCTGCTGCTGCCATTGGCATTCacccccaccctcatccccagCCACTTGCCCAAGTACATCATATTCCCCAGCCCCACCTGACCCCCATTTCCTTGTCCCACCTCACTCACTCAATCATCCCTGGCCATCCTGCCACCTTTCTAGCTAGCCATCCCATCCATATCATTCCCGCCTCAGCCATCCATCCTGGGCCCTTTACCTTCCACCCTGTTCCACATGCTGCCCTCTACCCTACCCTACTTGCCCCCCGGCCTGCTGCAGCAGCTGCCACTGCCCTCCACCTTCACCCACTACTTCACCCCATCTTCTCAGGTCAGGACCTGCAGCACCCCCCCAGCCATGGAACATGA